The following DNA comes from Triticum aestivum cultivar Chinese Spring chromosome 3D, IWGSC CS RefSeq v2.1, whole genome shotgun sequence.
TGCCCCTAGCACATGAATAGAAATTTACAAAGGCTGAGGATTAATTCGCAACCTCATGGTGCATAAAGATGTACTGTCAAGGCTCTGAATGACCAAGTTATGCTATTTATGCATAGATGAACACTATCGAGTTAACAAGGGTGTAAACTGGTAAATgataatatgtactccctccgtccgcgaacaAGTGTACTTCTACCTTTTGTCTTAAGTCAAGTTTTcaaattttgaccaactttatacaAAAGAGTACTAGCATATATAACATCAAATTggtatattatgaaagtacatttcacaacaaatctagtgatactaatttagtgccaCAAATGCTGCTTGAGATAAGAAGCATCCTAATGTTACCGTCCTAATGATATCTTGCCACTTGATGGTATTAAAAACAAGCAGAATGCATCTAACAAACAGTTTTGACAACTCACAAATACCTCATTTGCCGGGCGACCATAGTCAACAGGATCCCTCCCTGTAATTGCCTCTAGAATAACAACTCCAAAGCTGTAAATGTCACTTTTCTCATTCAACAGTCCAGTGTTTGCATATTCTGGTGCCACATAGCTGCAATGAGTAAATGCAGCACATTATTAACTATCACTAACATAGTGTAACTGTACTCTAGCTCATTAGTTGCCCAACATACCCAAAGGTTCCCATAACCCGAGTAGTTACATGACTCTTGCCGGCACCAAGAAGCTTGGCTAAACCAAAATCTGATACTTTAGCATCAAAATCATCATCAATCAAAATATTGCTGGATTTGATATCACGGTGCACGACTTTCGGTTCAATTGCCTCATGCAAGTAAGCAAGCCTGCAATGAATTGAATGAAAGTATTTACATGGTTAGTTCGGAGGAGAAAAATATTGAATTAAATTGTTACACAAGATAGACATGGTATTAGGAATTCATTCAGCTTAAGCCTCACTTCCATCGTGAATGACAATATGTTATAGAGCAATTACTATTTAATGTAGAATTAGCTCCAGGTAGAAATATGATGCAATTTCGGGACCTTTATGATTGCATTATCCAATTGGCAAGATAAAGAATAAATGACACGGCATTAGCAGAAAGAAAGGACATTTCAGGGAGAACTCACGCTTTAGCTGTCCCTAGAAGAATCTTTATGCGGGCCTCCCATGTAAGGGAGCCCCGGTGACTCATAGCTCCATGAAGCCATTGCTCTAGGTTTCCATTGTTCACATATTCATAGACAAGTATCCTGAAAAGGTCACTTGAAGTAAGGAATGATGCAACAGAATTCCATACAATCATTGCAGTTAAACGAGTTTTATGTTCTGCAGAGCATTGAAGGTCAAGAATAAAATGATTTGCTTGGTAATACATGTACCAAGGATATGTTTTTCTCTTGTGAATGCGATATGTGACCAATGATAATAGAGATATAACAGGAATATGACAGTGAAAGACAGTACAAGTACCTCTGAGTACCCTCCACACAGTAACCAAGAAGACGGACTAAGTTCTTGTGGCGAACATGACCAATAGCCTCAACTTCTACTCTGAATTCCTTCTCAGCTTGCCCTCTACAAGATCAAATAACATCATTTGATAAAAATAAATTCAATATAAAGCAGGATGTTCTGTTACGGAGGAACATATATGGGCAGTGTAAACAGGCAGGCCTAATTGTGATAAGGCAATTCTTACAGGTTATTGAGAAGCTTTTTGACAGCAACAGGAGTGCCATTAACGATCTCGCCACGATAAACTACACCATATCCACCCTCACCAATAATGTTATCCTTGGAAAAACGGTTAGTGGCAAGTTCCAAATCCCTCAAAGTAAACCAATGACCCCAGCCAAGGTAGGAGAACTCTGGCAAGCCAACCAAAGGTGAAGGGGCGGTTATTCCATGAATTGAAGCTTGACGAAAAGTTCCCGACCCTCCTTCTTCAGCTGATTGAAAGCCTGCATCCTTGTCCATGTAACGGAATGACCCTGAGTGGCTCTCGTCCCCACGTCTCGATTTGCTTACACCCAAATGGACCATGACCTTGTCTGATTCCCGGTCACTAGGCTTGTCTTGGATCGTTAGCAGGACTCCGTCATGCGCCCCAAAGTCAGTTGCAGGGACTTGCTCCACCCTGACTTCCTTGATTTCCTTGGAAATGGCAGGGATTTGGGTGACTGGGATATTTCCAGATGCTCGTCTGGTCCTCTTCCTACTCCGCATAGTGAGCCAGACAGTTAAAAAGAAGACGACCGCCATGAACACTCCCAAGGCAATGCATACAACCTCCCATACTTTGAGATGCAAGGGGCCAGTTGGCCGGGAGAGATGATCTTGCAGAGTAGGGGATGACGAAGGCGCCTCCATAGTGGACTACCAGTGTCCTGATCCTACATACAAGCAAAACTGTTAGGTACCCATGTTGCACAGCTCCACAGATCAGACATTGCAGCTAATTAAACGCAACTGTGAGCATCTACGTCCACGGTACAAGCCCATAAAGAATGACGGATTCCCGAATTAAATTGCGGTAATTAAGACATGATCTTGGGCTGGAAGGGAATCAAGGACAAGGTGTTACTCTGAGGCTGCACAAGGGGAATAAATTCCCGCGATGGCGACCGATCGCAGCACCGACACATACACATACAGGGATCGACAGCTAGCGCATTTAATTTCCCTCAGGCTTTGTTTGGTTGCAAGGGGAGGAAAACCCAGGGTAGCAAACCCATGTGGGGAATTTTCACGGGCACAAGGGACCCCCTTCTCCCGTGGGGATGATCTCCCCCTTTCCCTTTGGTTGTTTGGCAATAGGCAACAGGGGGTTTGCTCCAGGCACACAAACAAGTCCGAATTCAGTATGAAAACAATAATTTTGCAAATATTGCAGCTAGTAACAATCTATCACTGCAATCAAGTTGTTTTCTGGACTATTTTCATGTGCCACTAGTAATATTGCAGCCAGGTATATGTACCAGAACAAGAGCAACCATTATAAATAAGAGCATCACTGCTCAACAAGTTCTGAATTTTAGAACTGCAAGGTGCACACAAATTGGAATGAATCAATATTGTCTATCAGAAATGCTGATGCAAATGCAAGAACTGCGGGGTTGTCCTGGACCTATGTCTTagaacaaaaaaactaaaatataACATCATCATGTCCGGGGTGGTGAGACTTCTGAAGAGGCAAGCTGAAAGGCAATGGTCACTCCTGGCTTTTCTCCACTGCACATCGGTTGGGAACCACAGCTCGACGTTTCCCAAATTACAAGAAACAATTAGGAAGTCAACGGCAGTTTCAGAATACAATAATTTGGTAAACTGTTTCATACTACAACAGTTTTGGAACATTGTTTTCAAGCATAAATAGGTTTGCATAAAGAGATGATGGTAAGACTAGTGAAAAGGCTCACCATTCTAGTTAGTCATGTACTCAAGCAACAAGTTGATGCTATTTGGGATAAACTGGAGCAATACAACTAAAGTAATATTACAAAAGAAAATGGTTTCTTCAAGCGCCGTTGTGATTTACAAACAAACGATTCTGTTGGGATGCATTTGGTATAAAGATTCTCATGAATTTAAACGGGAAACTCTTCATTACTTCTGATCATCAGAGTGGAATTTCATTATTGCACCATGAACTGTGCAAGTAGAGATTCAACTTGTCCCTAAATCGTCCCAAATTTTTTTGACCACGATAAGCTATCAGATTGTGATTTTCGGAGCAAGTTTACTAGCAGAAGCAAAATATATCAAATGCTATTTTCATCATGCAAGGTTGACCAGTACAAGAAAACCAAAACTCCTAGCAGATGATAAGAAACTGTAAGTACAGAACAAGCAATGAAGAACTCTCACACCTCATGAGTTTTTCACAAGCGATTAACATGCAAACGGCAAAATCCTCGTGTGTATATGTGATTCACACTGACAAAGGAGCTTCACAAAAGCAAATACCAACCTGTCATAATTCTATCACCACCAGAACAAGTGAACAACTGACATGAGAACTTCACCGTTTTTTTGTAGAATTGGATAACCATAATCCATAATCCCAGTGAGATAGTCTGAGGAATGAACACTGATTGTCGATGGATCACTGAGCTGAATTATGACCAATTAAATGGCCAAAGTTGACCAGATACTTCTGAAAAGGTACTAGATACCCTTTTGCATAAATTACAGAAAAGTCATCCTCATTTTTTGTAATGGCATTTAACAAGAATTAGCGCATTTCCTCTTTTAAATGAGTTTATAAATTGATACTATAATGGAACATTAGAAGTTTGCTCAAGAAAATGATGTCAGGGCTTGAAAAACAATGTGGCCTTTAACAAAAAAAGAATCTTCCTGTACGTAATTCTGCACCAAGTCCAGCACAAGCTGCATCTAGACATCTAGTGCTAGCAAAATTTCAAGAACTTGCCAAAACAGAGAAGATTAAGAAAGAAGCGTCTTGGGCCATATCCAACATAACAGAGCTATGGAGCAGATTCAGGCTGAAATTTTTGGCCAGCATACTGTTGTCTTGCAAACTGAAAATGACGTTAGTGTATATGTTCCATTTGTTTCGGAGACACCATTTAGTTTAAACTAGGTTGATATCATAACAGTGGAAAATGCTTACTAGGCCCCTTGTAAAGAAAATGACAAAGTGCTGACATTTTAGATTCGATCTTCCATTTATCATCTATACCAGTTTTGGTCTAGAAGTCAAAAAGTACTTGAGCAACAAAAATAGGAAAATCTATATCAGAAATGTGAACAGATACGAAGCTCATATTCTTAGCAGGCATCGAACAATAACTACCTATGCGCCTGTGTCATGAATTGTAATCAAGAAGCAACCTACAATTGCTCAACttaatcaaatactccctccgtcccaaaataagtgactcaagtttgtactaactttatattaaacctagtacaaacttgagtcacttattttgagacggagggagtaatagtgaTTGGTACAACCTTCATGAGACATTAATTGTAAACTGAGCAGAAGAGGGGCATGCTCACTTCATCCTCGGTGATCAATGTTTCGGCTAAAGCTCGCGGAAGACATCAACATCAAACAAATGGGGAATGTAGTTCACTGGCTAATTTAATTCGCAAAGAAACTAGTGAGTTGCTGCTGGTGCCTTAACTTGCAAACTGTTGTTACAACTATAGTCTACACTCATTCAACCCAACACTAATTTTCAAATAAAATCGCTCAATAATCCTGGGCATGAATAAACAAACGAATCAATTGACTTTCTAGAAAATTCAACAAGCAATAGATCTGAATACATTGTAATCTGGAGGGATGGAACCAATTACTTGGAAAGAAGCCACCGGATCTGCTCGGGAAAGGCCGGAAGAGGAGCAGATCCGGAGGGAGGTGGAGGTCGCAGGATGGAGATGACCACCCGAGGCGTCGCTACTGGTGCGAGAGAGAAGAAGAGGCGAGCGTGATGAGGCTGAGCCCGCCGCTGCTCACGAGGGAGGCTGCAGGAAGGAGAGGACGTGCTCGCGCCGGAGGGAGGCGGAAGACGTGCTTCCGACGTCGGGAGGTGTGGATTTGACGCCCAGGGAAGTGAGGGGGGTAGGGCTGAAAAACCCCGCCGGCGGGGACAACCAAATGCGTCGGCGGCCTCACCGGGGGCCTCAATGCTTTCAGCAGTGGAGAAAGTGTAGCTGGATCATGCGGGCGTTTAACACGTGAAGCAACCTACACCAAACTAGCACCGAGTAGAGTACTAGTGGAGTAGTGGTAATCAAGCAGCTAGGCAAGGTTGGAGAAACATTCACATCCTGTCGCTATGGAGGAAAGGAGGTTGCTTTGTTTTTCAGTTCTTTTCTAGCTCGATTTCTATTTTACAAAGAAAGATGATAGTTTATcaagacttctccaaaataattgtagcATTTTTTCTGTTCTTCCGAAAATTTAAGCAACCAGAAAAAGCATTCGGCCAGGAAACCCAAAAAGGGGAGAAGAGCGCCCAAGAGCAACCCGAGATCCAAAATAAGAAACGCAAAAAGGCGCACCAAACAGAGGCGCATTGTAGCAGCGGGCGAGCAGAGAAACAAGATGAGAGCCCACCTGAGAGATCTCCAGAATTCCTCCTCCGCCTGCCTCTTTGGCAAATTAAAATATAAGGCGCGAGCGGAACAGTAGGAGACGGATTGGCCATAGTAGCAGTACCAACTATATCACCGGCCGAGGAAGAAGCAGGGGACCGGCTCTGCCCACGGATGAATCCCGACAAAGCTTAAGACTAAGAGTGGCTTTATTCCTTGAGATTTTGGGGAGGGGCGAGGAAAGAGGGAGGACTGAAGAGAAGGTTGGTAAGTGGTATGTGTGGAACATTTCGCATGCTTGCTTTGCTCTTGcgcttttcttttgttttgtgtATCTTTAAAGAAACTCAAATGGTGGCGAGGTGAGGTGAGCTGCCCGGCTGCCTGGCTGCGGGGCCCGCCGCTGGGAGGTGGTGGTAGAAGTAGTGGT
Coding sequences within:
- the LOC123077951 gene encoding probable receptor-like protein kinase At5g18500 produces the protein MEAPSSSPTLQDHLSRPTGPLHLKVWEVVCIALGVFMAVVFFLTVWLTMRSRKRTRRASGNIPVTQIPAISKEIKEVRVEQVPATDFGAHDGVLLTIQDKPSDRESDKVMVHLGVSKSRRGDESHSGSFRYMDKDAGFQSAEEGGSGTFRQASIHGITAPSPLVGLPEFSYLGWGHWFTLRDLELATNRFSKDNIIGEGGYGVVYRGEIVNGTPVAVKKLLNNLGQAEKEFRVEVEAIGHVRHKNLVRLLGYCVEGTQRILVYEYVNNGNLEQWLHGAMSHRGSLTWEARIKILLGTAKALAYLHEAIEPKVVHRDIKSSNILIDDDFDAKVSDFGLAKLLGAGKSHVTTRVMGTFGYVAPEYANTGLLNEKSDIYSFGVVILEAITGRDPVDYGRPANEVNLVDWLKMMVASRRSEEVVDPTIETRPSTRVLKRALLTALRCVDPDSEKRPKMGQVVRMLESDDPIPRVDRRSRHNRGGSTEMDSQRENSDTDKSDNPDSKPSRSRASSSK